The nucleotide sequence ACTCACTGATTATGGTATAAAAATCTTGACGGGTTTCCGCCCGGTTGAACCGCCGCCTAAGATCCGCCGCATTGGGCAGACCCTTGGTATACCAGGCAGCGTGGCTACGCATCTCCCGGATGCCGATATATTCACCCTTATATTCGATCAGCATATCAAGGTGACGGAGCAGCATGTTAAACCGCTCCTGGAGCGTCGGGCCAGGCAAAATTTCGCCGGTAGCCAAGTAGTGGGCTACCTGTCTGAGCAGCCAAGGATTTCCTTGCGCTCCCCGCCCTATCATTATGCCATCACAACCTGTTTCCGTCAACATCCGCGCCGCATCCTGGGGCGTGCGCACGTCGCCGTTGCCGTTGACTGGAATGGTAACCGCTTCCTTTACCGCCCGAATAATCGACCAGTCGGCCTGGCCGGCATAAAACTGTTCCCGGGTCCGCCCGTGCACGCTGACCGCACTGGCCCCAGCCCGTTCGGCCAGCCGGGCAATTTCCACGGCATTAATCGATGACTCATCCCACCCCTTGCGCATCTTCACCGTCACTGGCACCTCTGCCGCCTCCACCACACTGGCGATGATGCGGTACGCCAGTTCCGGCCGGCGCATCAGGGCGGCACCCTCACCGTTCTTGACAATTTTGGGGGTGGGACAG is from Thermosinus carboxydivorans Nor1 and encodes:
- the dusB gene encoding tRNA dihydrouridine synthase DusB — encoded protein: MRIGTIELANPVILAPMAGVTDLPFRLLAKEMGCGLVYSEMVSDKGLLYNNANTLSLIRIDERERPVAIQIFGSEPESMAAAARIVARAGADIIDINMGCPTPKIVKNGEGAALMRRPELAYRIIASVVEAAEVPVTVKMRKGWDESSINAVEIARLAERAGASAVSVHGRTREQFYAGQADWSIIRAVKEAVTIPVNGNGDVRTPQDAARMLTETGCDGIMIGRGAQGNPWLLRQVAHYLATGEILPGPTLQERFNMLLRHLDMLIEYKGEYIGIREMRSHAAWYTKGLPNAADLRRRFNRAETRQDFYTIISEFL